Proteins found in one Oreochromis niloticus isolate F11D_XX linkage group LG22, O_niloticus_UMD_NMBU, whole genome shotgun sequence genomic segment:
- the clptm1l gene encoding lipid scramblase CLPTM1L, whose protein sequence is MFLKTSFTTLIVGVFVVYVLHTCWVMYGIVYTKPCSNPKGANCITPFLAGNPKLQLSIYTALRSNAEGGHTLIHKEENFDVNSKFERTINVSLPKKTRNNGTLYALIFVHQAAHDPWHDPRQVHSVAQLTTYMVPKPPEISLISGEDKTQGQKEGQQKKPHDAVPGGGARAGATSVSDHPVSHWRSRLTVNIVGDHFLFDREYLPNDVHRYLRVFQNGKKVVYLPLLFVDELSNRVKDLVEINSTTTELPLTISYDSISLGRLRFWIHMQDAVYSLQQFGFTEKDADEIKGIFVDTNLYFLALTFFVAAFHLLFDFLAFKNDISFWKQKKSMVGMSSKAVLWRCFSTIVIFLYLLDEQTSLLVLIPAGIGSMIEVWKVKKAFKIQVFWKGGKPTFLFGKLDESERRTEEYDTLAMKYLSYLLYPLCIGGAVYALIFLRYKSWYSWLINSLVNGVYAFGFLFMLPQLFVNYKLKSVAHLPWKAFMYKAFNTFIDDVFAFIITMPTSHRLACFRDDVVFLIYLYQRWLYPVDKTRVNEYGVSYDENPKEKSH, encoded by the exons ATGTTTCTGAAAACATCGTTCACCACCCTGATCGTGGGGGTGTTTGTGGTCTACGTGCTCCACACCTGCTGGGTGATGTACGGGATCGTGTACACCAAACCCTGCAGCAACCCCAAAGGTGCCAACTGCATCACACCCTTCCTGGCTGGGAACCCCAAACTGCAG CTGAGCATCTACACCGCACTGCGGTCGAATGCAGAAGGAGGCCATACTCTGATCCACAAAGAGGAGAACTTTGATGTCAACAGCAAGTTTGAAAG GACAATCAATGTCTCCCTACCTAAGAAAACTCGTAATAATGGAACTCTATACGCACTAATATTTGTCCATCAAGCTGCTCACGATCCGTGGCACGATCCACGACAAGTCCACTCGGTTGCTCAGCTCACCACGTACATGGTCCCTAAACCGCCTGAAATCTCTCTGATATCTGGAgaagataaaacacag GGTCAGAAAGAAGGCCAGCAGAAGAAGCCGCATGACGCAGTGCCAGGGGGCGGAGCCAGAGCTGGAGCCACCTCTGTGTCAGACCATCCAGTTTCACACTGGCGCTCCCGCCTCACTGTCAACATTGTCGGCGACCACTTCCTCTTTGACAGAGAATACCTCCCAAATGATGTCCACAGATACCTCAGAGT ATTTCAGAATGGGAAGAAGGTGGTGTATCTACCTCTGCTGTTTGTTGATGAGCTCAGCAACCGGGTCAAGGACCTCGTG gAGATCAACAGTACCACTACAGAACTTCCTCTGACCATCTCCTACGACTCAATCTCTCTGGGCAGACTTCGATTCTGGATCCACATGCAAGACGCCGTTTACTCTCTGCAGCAGTTCG GGTTCACAGAGAAGGATGCCGATGAGATTAAAGGGATCTTCGTGGATACCAACCTGTATTTCTTGGCCCTGACTTTCTTTGTAGCGGCTTTCCAC CTCCTCTTTGACTTCCTGGCCTTCAAAAATGACATCAGCTTCTGGAAGCAGAAGAAAAGTATGGTGGGAATGTCCAGCAAAGCAG TGCTGTGGCGATGTTTCAGTACCATAGTGATTTTCCTCTATTTGCTTGACGAGCAGACCAGTCTGCTTGTCCTCATACCTGCAGGGATCGGCTCTATGATTGAA gtctGGAAAGTGAAGAAAGCCTTTAAGATTCAAGTTTTCTGGAAAGGAGGCAAACCCACATTCCtg TTTGGAAAGTTAGATGAATCTGAGAGGAGAACGGAAGAATACGATACCCTG GCCATGAAGTATCTCTCATACCTCCTTTACCCACTGTGTATCGGAGGGGCAGTGTATGCACTAATATTTTTACGATACAAGAG TTGGTACTCGTGGCTGATTAACAGCTTGGTGAACG GTGTTTATGCATTTGGGTTCCTCTTCATGCTTCCTCAGCTATTTGTCAACTATAAG CTGAAGTCTGTTGCCCACTTGCCCTGGAAAGCCTTCATGTATAAG GCATTCAATACCTTCATCGATGACGTGTTTGCCTTCATCATCACCATGCCAACGTCTCACAGACTGGCCTGTTTCAGAGATGATGTGGTGTTTCTCATCTACCTTTACCAGAGATG GCTCTACCCAGTGGACAAAACAAGAGTAAATGAATATGGAGTGTCGTACGATGAAAACCCCAAAGAGAAGAGTCACTAG